The Prosthecobacter dejongeii genome contains a region encoding:
- a CDS encoding GNAT family N-acetyltransferase, which translates to MIHFSPINLIAIARALAKLPTMSSLTSEPRIEPATIEDMPQLVELLLALFSEEADFRPDKNKQEHGLRLILEQPNRGRIFVLRTDHMVIGMVNLLFTISTAEGGLVILMEDVIVHPQHRRMGYGGRLLAHAIEFAREKHFRRITLLTDKLSAESQTFFAKHGFSFSSMIPMRLVFE; encoded by the coding sequence TTGATTCATTTCAGCCCCATTAACCTGATTGCGATTGCCAGGGCGCTGGCTAAATTGCCCACAATGTCCAGCCTCACTTCCGAGCCGCGCATCGAGCCGGCAACCATTGAAGATATGCCTCAGCTCGTCGAGCTGCTGCTGGCGCTTTTCAGCGAAGAGGCGGACTTCCGGCCTGACAAAAACAAACAAGAGCATGGTCTGCGGCTGATCTTGGAACAACCGAACCGTGGCCGCATTTTTGTCCTGCGCACAGACCACATGGTCATAGGCATGGTGAATCTGCTTTTCACCATCAGCACCGCAGAGGGCGGGCTGGTCATTCTCATGGAGGATGTCATTGTCCATCCACAGCATCGCCGCATGGGATATGGCGGCAGGTTACTGGCACATGCCATCGAGTTTGCTCGCGAGAAGCACTTCCGCCGCATCACCTTGCTGACGGATAAACTCAGCGCGGAGTCTCAGACCTTCTTTGCCAAACATGGGTTCAGCTTCTCCAGCATGATCCCCATGCGTTTGGTCTTTGAGTGA
- a CDS encoding TIGR01777 family oxidoreductase, whose translation MRIGITGATGLIGEAFAKLATASGHEVIAYSRRKVPPTGSLKTLQLPPEAPEKLPETPLDALVHLAGESLMGLWTSDKKARIWKSRVDLTQGMMAHLETWSPTHRPSIVLAASGIGYYGSCGDTLLDEKSPRGSGFLAELCEAWEKAAGQASHWGARVVHLRTSMVLAQEGGAYPLMARAFRFALGGRLGKGRQWMSWIHVEDEAALILWALENPQVHGPLNLCAPNPELNSNFTTKLAHSLKRPAFLHVPALALRLLLRGMAEEMLLCSQRAIPGKATELGYRFAHPKLEDAFASLSGGRI comes from the coding sequence ATGCGTATTGGCATCACAGGGGCCACGGGGCTAATTGGGGAGGCTTTTGCGAAATTGGCCACGGCCAGCGGGCATGAGGTCATCGCTTACAGTCGGCGCAAAGTGCCGCCGACCGGCTCACTCAAGACGCTTCAACTTCCTCCTGAAGCCCCTGAAAAACTGCCAGAAACGCCCTTGGATGCGCTGGTGCATCTCGCAGGTGAGTCTCTAATGGGACTCTGGACATCCGATAAAAAAGCCCGCATCTGGAAAAGCCGGGTGGACTTAACCCAGGGGATGATGGCCCATTTAGAAACGTGGTCGCCCACACATCGCCCCTCCATCGTCCTCGCAGCCTCAGGCATCGGTTACTACGGCAGTTGTGGAGACACCTTGTTGGATGAAAAATCCCCACGCGGCTCTGGCTTCTTGGCAGAGCTTTGTGAGGCCTGGGAAAAGGCTGCCGGCCAAGCCAGCCACTGGGGCGCCCGTGTCGTTCATCTGCGCACCAGCATGGTTCTGGCTCAGGAAGGGGGCGCATATCCGCTGATGGCCCGTGCTTTTCGATTCGCGCTGGGAGGACGACTGGGAAAAGGACGGCAATGGATGTCCTGGATTCATGTCGAGGACGAGGCCGCACTCATTCTCTGGGCTTTGGAAAATCCCCAAGTTCACGGCCCCTTGAATCTCTGTGCTCCAAATCCTGAGCTGAACAGCAACTTCACCACGAAACTGGCCCACAGTCTAAAGCGGCCAGCCTTCCTCCACGTCCCAGCCCTGGCACTGCGGTTACTGCTGCGTGGCATGGCTGAGGAGATGCTGCTTTGTAGCCAACGCGCCATCCCAGGCAAAGCCACGGAACTGGGCTACCGGTTCGCCCACCCAAAGCTGGAAGATGCCTTTGCTTCCTTGAGTGGTGGGCGCATTTAA
- a CDS encoding HAD family hydrolase, which yields MAALQTTIGIIYDYDQTLSPTYMQDETLFPHFGINPGQFWKRSRELVDQEGYDGELAYLKCMLDYLEMDRPSNEELRVLGAKLRYYKGVPEIFNEMNGILSNQHRLLGIKIEHYIISSGLKILLDGSSLAPFVKRIFGCEFGQDKDGRISFPKRVISHTTKTQYIFRINKGMLEPHEDVNDHMDPELRPIPFENMIYVGDGPTDVPCFTLMKRYGGHAIAVYNPDETNRASFRKCYQLSALADRVKHIAPADYRSGSHLRLLLEEMVLSIADNIVRRKKLEIEEGTVSAPHF from the coding sequence ATGGCCGCCCTCCAAACCACCATCGGCATCATTTATGACTATGACCAGACGCTCAGTCCCACCTACATGCAGGACGAGACGTTGTTTCCCCACTTTGGCATTAACCCAGGCCAGTTTTGGAAAAGGAGCCGTGAACTGGTAGATCAGGAAGGGTACGACGGTGAGCTGGCTTACCTGAAATGCATGCTCGACTACCTGGAGATGGACCGCCCCTCGAACGAGGAACTGCGGGTGCTCGGGGCCAAACTGCGTTACTACAAAGGCGTGCCTGAAATCTTCAATGAGATGAATGGCATCCTGAGCAATCAGCATCGTTTGTTAGGCATCAAGATCGAGCATTACATCATCTCTTCAGGACTGAAGATCCTCCTGGATGGCAGCTCCCTAGCGCCTTTTGTGAAACGCATCTTTGGCTGTGAGTTCGGCCAGGATAAAGACGGCCGCATCAGCTTCCCCAAAAGGGTCATCAGCCACACCACCAAGACCCAATACATCTTCCGCATCAATAAAGGCATGCTGGAGCCGCATGAAGATGTGAATGATCACATGGACCCAGAGCTGCGGCCCATCCCCTTTGAAAACATGATTTATGTGGGCGATGGCCCCACGGACGTCCCTTGTTTCACCCTGATGAAACGCTACGGCGGCCACGCCATTGCCGTGTATAACCCGGATGAAACGAATCGCGCCAGCTTCCGTAAATGCTACCAACTCAGTGCCTTGGCAGATCGTGTGAAACACATCGCCCCGGCGGATTACCGCTCAGGCAGTCATCTGCGTTTGTTGTTAGAAGAAATGGTGCTCAGCATCGCAGATAACATCGTCCGCCGAAAGAAGCTGGAGATCGAAGAAGGGACTGTTTCAGCCCCCCATTTTTAA
- a CDS encoding NAD(P)/FAD-dependent oxidoreductase, with amino-acid sequence MNSRFLIIGQGLAGTALAWRLHQRGVAFCVVDRDEERTSSKVAAGLVTPITGMRLNLNWRYGELYPEALAFYQGLEVRLHQRFYHEVPIVRLLRDEKAAALWEKRRLQPEVQPYLRPLQTPLVDPAFFANPHGGFEQRHSGWLDSAAFLKASRDFFQSMGAWQSGEVSPESLTLLDSGLSWNDQFFSTAIFCTGWEAALHPWFNWVPFRSARGTVLNLRADTGHERRIINRGCWLLPRPDGSLRAGPTYELDFDLPHEPSPLALAALDQKLRSLLVQDFAITGTQTGVRPIIQGHQALIGRHPGRPQVAFMNGLGSKGVLRAPWVARQLVDHLLDAAPIESGLDLAGNV; translated from the coding sequence ATGAATTCGCGTTTTCTCATCATCGGCCAGGGGCTGGCAGGCACGGCGCTCGCTTGGCGGCTGCACCAGCGCGGCGTGGCGTTCTGTGTGGTGGATCGTGATGAAGAACGGACTTCGTCTAAAGTTGCTGCGGGTCTGGTCACGCCGATCACGGGCATGCGGCTGAACCTGAACTGGCGTTATGGAGAACTTTACCCAGAGGCCCTCGCCTTTTATCAAGGGCTAGAGGTTCGGCTGCACCAGCGCTTTTATCATGAGGTGCCCATCGTGCGTCTGCTGCGGGATGAAAAGGCCGCTGCCCTCTGGGAGAAGCGCCGTCTTCAACCGGAGGTGCAGCCCTACCTAAGGCCGCTGCAAACACCCCTGGTGGATCCAGCTTTTTTTGCCAATCCACACGGTGGTTTTGAGCAGCGGCACAGTGGCTGGCTGGACAGTGCTGCGTTTTTAAAAGCCAGTCGCGATTTCTTCCAGAGCATGGGGGCGTGGCAGAGTGGGGAGGTTTCTCCAGAGTCGTTGACGTTGCTGGACTCTGGCCTGTCTTGGAATGACCAGTTTTTTTCGACGGCGATCTTTTGCACAGGCTGGGAAGCGGCACTGCATCCTTGGTTTAACTGGGTGCCGTTTCGCTCCGCTAGGGGTACCGTCCTTAACCTCAGGGCAGATACAGGCCATGAACGGCGTATCATCAACCGCGGATGCTGGCTACTGCCAAGGCCAGATGGTAGCCTGCGTGCAGGGCCCACCTATGAGCTGGATTTTGATCTGCCTCATGAACCATCACCGCTAGCGCTGGCTGCGTTGGACCAAAAACTCCGGTCTTTGCTGGTGCAGGACTTTGCCATTACAGGCACTCAGACGGGAGTGCGCCCCATCATCCAAGGGCATCAGGCCTTGATCGGCCGTCACCCCGGCCGCCCGCAGGTCGCGTTCATGAATGGCCTGGGGTCTAAAGGTGTTTTGCGTGCCCCCTGGGTGGCGCGGCAGTTGGTTGATCATTTGCTGGATGCAGCCCCGATCGAGTCGGGGCTGGACCTTGCAGGGAATGTGTAA
- a CDS encoding ABC transporter substrate-binding protein, producing the protein MFLLALAAEAQEKVTVQLKWKHAFQFAGYYAAVEKGFYQEAGLEVTLVEGGPETHFANELTSGRSQYAVALSSMLIHRNEGQPLVALAAILQHSAEILLVPEVSGINTPHQMAGKTVAVSPEDTPALLAMFKNEGLAADAVKTIPYEFNPEKMLSGVIAGMGAYTINEPFILRERGIPFRLIQPRDYGVDFYGDCLYTTEAEIQKHPARVRAFLDATLKGWQYAMSHREEIIELLKDRYHCPLSREAMHYEADEMARLMFSELIDIGHMNEGRWRHIGDTYVRLGMLPANYSLEGFLYERNPKTDLSWLWWTLGGTIGSTLLLAALVLGLVRVNNRIAQAERQAREAQAMLQTVINTIPVGVVWKDRQSHILGCNQLFADYAGLGSPQNAQGLTQDGLAWTDEKSPHDLPDQEVMEQGSSVLLAEKTLRTASGQLRAFYQSKVPLKNDRGETIGLLSVIEDITSLKMAESHQTRLKDRLIQSQKYESLHRLANGVCHHSNNILQALTSYAELARMQSPPGQTRDFMDGVLRESQRVAALNRVLLTCTGHGMHQFVDTSWQSFMEESLPTLKCCLPSSHLLEWKHEGPDACIHADSESLRHLLINLLTNASEATDGASTVHLCTGTVICEAAYLQETHVDPAPLPGEYLYLDIMDKGRGMEPEVLNMVFDPFFSTKFTGRGLGMAAVLGIVKSHLGTIKIQSDAGKGTTVRVLLPLAQK; encoded by the coding sequence ATGTTTCTGCTGGCCCTGGCTGCGGAAGCTCAGGAAAAGGTCACCGTACAACTTAAATGGAAACATGCCTTCCAGTTTGCTGGCTACTATGCGGCGGTGGAGAAGGGCTTTTACCAGGAGGCCGGACTGGAGGTGACCTTAGTCGAAGGCGGGCCAGAAACACACTTTGCCAATGAGCTCACCTCGGGCCGCAGTCAGTACGCGGTCGCGCTTTCCTCCATGCTCATTCATCGCAATGAAGGACAGCCCCTGGTGGCTTTGGCCGCCATTCTCCAGCATTCGGCGGAGATACTGCTGGTGCCTGAAGTCAGCGGCATCAATACCCCGCACCAAATGGCTGGCAAAACCGTGGCCGTCTCTCCAGAGGATACCCCTGCCCTGCTGGCCATGTTTAAAAATGAAGGCCTAGCGGCGGATGCGGTGAAGACCATCCCCTATGAGTTCAATCCGGAAAAGATGCTCAGTGGTGTCATCGCCGGTATGGGGGCCTACACCATCAATGAACCCTTCATCCTGCGGGAGCGTGGGATTCCCTTCCGCTTGATCCAACCGCGTGACTATGGCGTGGATTTTTATGGGGACTGCCTCTACACGACTGAGGCTGAAATCCAAAAGCACCCAGCACGCGTGCGGGCGTTTTTAGATGCGACTTTGAAGGGCTGGCAGTATGCCATGAGCCACCGGGAAGAGATCATCGAACTGCTGAAAGACCGCTACCACTGCCCCCTGAGCCGCGAGGCCATGCACTACGAGGCGGATGAAATGGCACGACTGATGTTCTCAGAGCTGATTGACATCGGCCACATGAATGAAGGCCGCTGGCGGCACATCGGGGATACTTACGTGCGCCTGGGCATGCTGCCTGCAAACTACTCGCTGGAAGGTTTTCTCTATGAACGAAATCCCAAGACAGATCTCTCCTGGTTATGGTGGACTCTGGGCGGCACCATCGGCAGCACCCTGCTTTTAGCCGCCCTGGTGCTAGGACTGGTGCGGGTGAATAACCGCATTGCTCAAGCGGAACGGCAGGCCCGCGAAGCTCAAGCCATGCTGCAGACCGTCATCAATACCATCCCCGTCGGGGTGGTGTGGAAAGATCGGCAATCCCACATCCTGGGCTGCAACCAGCTCTTTGCCGACTACGCAGGCCTGGGCAGCCCCCAAAACGCCCAAGGGCTGACCCAGGATGGCCTAGCCTGGACGGATGAAAAAAGCCCGCACGATCTCCCTGACCAAGAGGTGATGGAGCAGGGTAGCTCCGTCCTTCTCGCTGAAAAAACCCTGCGCACAGCGAGCGGACAACTGCGCGCTTTTTATCAAAGCAAGGTGCCGCTGAAAAATGACCGAGGCGAAACCATCGGCCTATTGAGCGTCATTGAGGACATCACCTCACTGAAGATGGCAGAGAGTCACCAGACTCGCCTGAAAGATCGCCTCATCCAATCGCAAAAATATGAGAGTCTGCACCGCTTAGCCAACGGAGTCTGCCATCACTCCAACAACATCCTTCAAGCCCTAACCAGTTATGCCGAACTGGCGCGCATGCAGTCCCCTCCCGGCCAGACCCGAGATTTCATGGACGGCGTGCTGAGAGAAAGCCAGCGAGTAGCCGCACTAAACCGAGTGCTCCTGACTTGCACGGGCCATGGCATGCACCAGTTTGTAGATACTTCCTGGCAAAGCTTCATGGAAGAGTCTCTGCCCACTCTGAAGTGCTGCCTCCCCTCGTCTCATCTCCTGGAGTGGAAACACGAAGGACCGGATGCCTGCATCCATGCCGACAGTGAAAGCCTCCGGCATCTACTGATTAACCTGCTCACCAATGCCTCTGAAGCGACCGATGGAGCCAGTACCGTTCACCTCTGTACCGGAACTGTCATCTGTGAAGCAGCCTACCTGCAAGAAACTCACGTGGACCCCGCCCCCCTGCCCGGTGAGTATCTTTACTTGGACATCATGGACAAGGGCAGAGGCATGGAGCCTGAGGTGCTGAACATGGTCTTCGACCCCTTCTTTTCCACAAAGTTCACCGGGCGTGGCCTGGGCATGGCCGCCGTTCTTGGCATCGTCAAAAGCCACTTGGGCACCATTAAAATCCAGAGTGATGCCGGCAAAGGCACCACGGTGCGGGTGCTACTGCCTTTAGCCCAGAAGTGA
- a CDS encoding sigma-54-dependent transcriptional regulator, translated as MIDPATILIVDDEKHTRDGLRLSLEDDFDCYVASNAAEAMEHLKNDQVDVMLTDLRLGHDDGMKLLEAALHLPHAPVCIMMTAYGSVDTAVEAMRRGAYHFVTKPLNLDEVELLVKRALRSRSLEKENTALKQQVEQKYSIEGILGKADTLKPILETIQQVAPTRATVLIEGESGTGKELVARAVHNLSGRPKAKLVTVHCAALSPQILESELFGHEKGSFTGAQERRIGRFELADGGTLFLDEIGEIDASTQVKLLRALGEQTIERVGGSKPIKVDVRVVAATNKDLAKMVEEGKFREDLYWRLRVVTIHMPPLRTRKGDIPLLAEHFLKDLATANGKSYKPLGEDALPLLMTYDWPGNVRELRTAIEHGVVMSNSSRVMAKHLPAYLSQPGGLGWRVPVPSLQPSGETSPASAPKATLDIHEMEKQLILKALEESGNNRSEAADLLAMSRRTLQRKLKEMGMVRKHRKRVKS; from the coding sequence ATGATAGATCCCGCCACCATCCTCATCGTTGATGATGAAAAGCATACTCGGGATGGCTTGCGCCTTTCCTTAGAAGACGACTTTGACTGCTATGTAGCCTCCAATGCAGCAGAAGCGATGGAGCATCTCAAGAATGACCAAGTGGATGTCATGCTGACAGACCTTCGGTTAGGTCATGACGATGGCATGAAACTTTTGGAGGCTGCTCTGCACCTGCCGCACGCGCCCGTGTGCATCATGATGACCGCCTATGGCAGTGTGGATACTGCGGTGGAGGCCATGCGCCGTGGGGCTTATCACTTCGTCACTAAACCGCTCAATCTGGATGAGGTGGAACTGCTGGTGAAACGCGCCCTGCGTAGCCGCAGTTTGGAAAAAGAGAACACAGCTCTCAAGCAACAGGTGGAGCAGAAATACTCCATTGAAGGCATCCTGGGGAAGGCAGATACTCTCAAGCCGATCTTAGAGACCATTCAGCAAGTCGCTCCTACTCGGGCCACCGTCTTGATCGAAGGCGAAAGCGGAACAGGTAAAGAACTCGTGGCCAGAGCTGTGCATAATTTAAGTGGACGGCCCAAGGCCAAGTTAGTCACCGTTCACTGCGCCGCCTTGTCTCCCCAGATTTTAGAGAGCGAGCTGTTTGGCCATGAAAAAGGGTCTTTTACAGGAGCGCAAGAGCGTCGCATCGGCCGCTTTGAGTTAGCAGATGGAGGGACGCTTTTCCTGGATGAAATCGGGGAAATCGATGCCAGCACCCAGGTGAAATTATTGCGCGCTTTGGGAGAGCAGACCATTGAGCGCGTGGGCGGGAGCAAACCCATCAAGGTGGATGTGCGTGTGGTCGCTGCCACGAACAAGGATTTAGCGAAGATGGTGGAGGAAGGAAAATTCCGGGAGGATCTTTACTGGCGTCTGAGGGTGGTCACCATCCACATGCCGCCGCTGCGCACCCGCAAAGGAGACATCCCTTTATTGGCAGAGCATTTTCTCAAGGACCTCGCGACGGCCAATGGCAAGAGCTACAAACCGTTGGGTGAAGATGCACTGCCTCTGCTGATGACCTATGATTGGCCAGGCAACGTGCGAGAGCTGCGCACCGCCATCGAGCATGGGGTGGTGATGAGTAACAGCAGCCGGGTCATGGCCAAGCACCTTCCTGCCTACCTTTCCCAGCCGGGAGGGCTGGGCTGGCGGGTCCCTGTGCCTTCACTTCAGCCGAGTGGGGAGACCTCTCCGGCCTCGGCCCCGAAGGCAACGTTGGACATCCATGAGATGGAAAAACAGCTCATCTTAAAGGCCTTGGAAGAATCTGGAAACAACCGTAGCGAAGCGGCTGATCTCCTCGCCATGAGTCGCCGCACTTTGCAGCGAAAGCTCAAGGAGATGGGCATGGTACGAAAGCACCGGAAGCGGGTGAAGTCCTAA
- a CDS encoding two-component system sensor histidine kinase NtrB: MRSAFIDKLLKKMDRLEPAEVQGVVLELMKEKGFLEKTFQALQEGVILLDPDGFVTYVNSASCQLFGFQEQQVIGQKLTQGMRGLDWAELLKPGTVVSRDLEVFYPENRYLNFYITSIDDDQPIGFVMLIRDVTETRKRTEEQIESERLNAFTLLAAGVAHELGNPLNSLTIHLQLLERRLKKMGKTGEPLREHLDVATSEIKRMDGIISQFLAAIRPTQPQLQKLQISELLHESLRFLKPDLDQAKVKVRLDLRADMPVMPLDADQMKQAMYNLIRNACQAMPQGGSLTIQGSYTDFEVRLSFEDSGKGISPEQMGKLFQPFSTTRATGTGLGLLIVRRIIREHGGEIDIESRAGKGTRVSLWLPLVERKVRLLQAGSERSDEKHS, encoded by the coding sequence ATGAGATCTGCCTTCATCGACAAGCTTCTGAAAAAAATGGACCGCCTGGAACCTGCCGAGGTGCAGGGCGTGGTGTTGGAATTGATGAAGGAAAAAGGTTTTTTGGAAAAGACCTTCCAGGCTTTGCAGGAAGGCGTGATCCTCTTGGATCCAGACGGCTTTGTCACCTACGTCAACAGTGCTTCCTGCCAGCTTTTCGGGTTCCAAGAGCAGCAGGTCATCGGGCAAAAGCTCACCCAGGGCATGCGCGGTCTAGACTGGGCAGAACTGCTAAAACCTGGCACGGTGGTCAGCCGTGATCTGGAGGTATTTTACCCCGAAAATCGTTACCTTAATTTCTACATCACGAGCATTGATGACGACCAGCCCATCGGCTTTGTCATGCTCATCCGGGATGTCACGGAGACACGCAAACGCACCGAGGAACAGATCGAAAGTGAGCGTCTCAATGCCTTCACCCTGCTCGCTGCAGGTGTGGCCCATGAGCTGGGAAACCCACTCAATTCCTTGACCATCCACCTCCAGTTGCTGGAGCGGCGTCTTAAAAAAATGGGCAAAACGGGAGAACCTCTGCGTGAGCATCTGGATGTGGCCACGAGTGAAATCAAACGCATGGACGGCATCATCAGCCAGTTCCTCGCCGCTATCCGCCCCACTCAGCCGCAGCTTCAAAAGCTACAGATTTCCGAGTTGCTGCACGAAAGCCTGCGATTCCTCAAACCAGATCTGGATCAAGCCAAGGTCAAGGTGCGGCTCGACCTGCGGGCCGATATGCCTGTGATGCCTTTGGATGCTGACCAAATGAAGCAGGCGATGTACAATCTCATTCGCAATGCCTGCCAGGCCATGCCGCAAGGGGGCAGCCTCACCATCCAGGGCAGCTACACAGACTTTGAGGTGCGGCTTAGTTTTGAGGACAGTGGTAAGGGCATCAGCCCCGAGCAGATGGGCAAGCTCTTCCAACCTTTTTCCACCACCCGCGCCACAGGCACGGGTTTGGGCTTGCTCATTGTGCGCCGCATCATCCGCGAGCACGGTGGCGAGATAGACATCGAAAGCCGCGCGGGTAAAGGCACCCGCGTCAGCCTGTGGTTACCTCTGGTGGAAAGAAAGGTGCGGCTCTTGCAGGCCGGTTCTGAAAGGTCAGACGAAAAACACTCATGA
- the cutA gene encoding divalent-cation tolerance protein CutA — MTDILLVLSTFPDAEKARQTGTLLVESQLAACVNLCPGVTSIYRWKGEIESSSEVLALFKTTRAQYPALELRLRELHPYEVPEILAIPAERAYEAYAQWVMDQTRS; from the coding sequence ATGACGGACATTCTGCTGGTTTTATCTACGTTTCCGGATGCTGAAAAAGCGCGACAGACTGGCACATTGCTGGTGGAGTCGCAACTGGCAGCCTGTGTCAATTTGTGCCCCGGCGTCACTTCCATCTATCGGTGGAAGGGAGAGATCGAATCCAGCAGCGAAGTCTTGGCCCTTTTCAAAACCACCCGAGCCCAGTATCCGGCCCTGGAGCTTCGCCTGAGAGAACTGCATCCCTACGAGGTGCCCGAGATCTTAGCCATCCCCGCTGAGCGAGCCTATGAGGCCTACGCCCAGTGGGTGATGGATCAGACGAGAAGCTAG